Proteins from a single region of Punica granatum isolate Tunisia-2019 chromosome 8, ASM765513v2, whole genome shotgun sequence:
- the LOC116188232 gene encoding transcription initiation factor TFIID subunit 10 translates to MNYHQHHQQQQQQQQQSSGEGKHDDDAAITEFLASLMEYTPTIPDELVEHYLGKSGFQCPDVRLIRLVAVATQKFVAEVASDALQHCKARQASVVKDKRDKQQKDKRLILTMDDLSKALREYGVNVKHQEYFADSPSTGLDPATREE, encoded by the exons ATGAACTATCATCAGCACCatcaacagcagcagcagcagcagcagcagtcgTCGGGCGAGGGAAAGCACGATGATGACGCTGCCATCACTGAGTTCCTCGCTTCATTAATGGAGTACACCCCCACT ATACCCGATGAATTGGTGGAACATTACTTGGGCAAGAGCGGCTTCCAGTGCCCTGATGTTCGATT AATTAGGCTGGTCGCTGTTGCGACACAGAAGTTTGTTGCAGAGGTTGCAAGTGATGCTCTTCA GCACTGCAAGGCAAGGCAAGCATCAGTTGTCAAAGACAAGCGGGATAAGCAGCAAAAG GATAAGCGCCTGATTTTGACAATGGATGACCTCTCAAAAGCTCTCCGTGAG TATGGCGTAAATGTCAAACACCAGGAGTACTTTGCTGACAGTCCTTCGACTGGCTTAGATCCTGCCACAAGAGAGGAATGA